The following nucleotide sequence is from Lysobacter panacisoli.
GTATTGCGCGCGCGACGAAGGCGGAGGCTGCGATCGCCCTGGTCACCCCGCTGCACCTGCGCGGCATTCAGCGTGGCGTGCGCGACGCGAACCTGCGCGGAAGCGACGTCCCGACGCGCGAGGGCCGCATCTACGCTCGCGCGCGAGACGTAACGATCGCGCTCGAGATCGCGGAACCGATGGAGTTGGCGTTCCGCGTCTTCCAGCTCGCTGCGCGCGCGGGCCACATCGGCGCGCGCCGCAACGATGCCGGCGTCCAGTTGCGCGTTGTCCTGCGAGGCCTGCTCGACCTCAAGCCGCGCTTCGTCGACGTTCGCGACGTAACGGTCGGGGTCGATGCGAAACAGCAGCTGGCCGCGCTCGACGCGCTGGTTGTTCGCCACGCGCACGTCCACCACGCGTCCGCTTACTTCCGGCGCCACGCGGGTCACGCGATACGTCAGTCGTGCGTCCGGCGACACCGGCATGTGGATGTCGGCCGCGACGTAGTAGGCGAAGATCGCCGACGCGAGCACCAGCGAGACCAGCATCCACACGCGGAAACGGACGTCGGGACTCATGATGACTGCGGGTGCCGGTACGCCCGGCGACATGACCTGTGCGCACGTTACGTGCGCGCGTCAACGCGGGCCATCATACGAAGGTGTCGGGACGTGGCGGCTGCGTCGGGCGTACGCTCGCCGTGTGCCCGTGCAGATGTGCCGGGCTACGCCGTCCTCCTTAAAGAGGTGCGCCATGGCCGAGAGCGAACCGCGTGGCATTCGCCGCTATTCATATCCCGCCGGCGGCTGGGGCGCGTTGCGCGCGACGGCCCGGACGATACGCGAGCAGATGGACGCGCCAGACGCCGCTGCGACGTTGCTGCGCACGAACAAGCCTGACGGTTTCGATTGCCCCGGCTGCGCCTGGCCCGACAGCCGACACGGTTCGAGCTTCCAGTTCTGCGAGAACGGCGCGAAGGCGGTCACGTGGGAGGCGACGAAGAAGCGCGTGCCGGCTTCCTTCTTCACCGGGCATACCGTGGCGTCGCTGCTGGAGTGGAACGACCACGCGTTGGAGGATCTGGGCCGACTTACCGAGCCGATGGCCTACAACGCGGACAAGGACATCTACGAAGCCATCGGTTGGGACGCGGCCTTCGCGCGCATAGGCGCATTGCTGCGTACGTTCGATCCCGATGCGGTCGAGTTCTACACCTCCGGCCGCACTTCGAACGAAGCGGCCTTCCTCTACCAGATATTCGCGCGCGAGTTCGGGACCAACAATTTCCCCGACTGTTCGAACATGTGTCACGAAGCGACCAGCGTAGGCCTGCCGACGTCCATCGGCATAGGGAAGGGCACCGTGTCGCTGGAAGATTTCGACCACTGCGAGCTGATCATCGCGATGGGCCACAACCCCGGCACGAACCATCCGCGCATGATGGGAACACTGCATGAAGTGGCACGCCGGGGCGCACCGATCATCGCAATCAACCCGTTGCGGGAGCTGGCGCTGGAGCGCTTTGCCGACCCACAGGATCCACTGGAAATGGCGACGCTCGGTGCGACGGATATCGCGTCGAACTACCTGCAGCCGAGGGTTGGTGGCGACGCGGCCGCGCTTCAGGGGATCATGAAGGCGTTGATCGAGATGGACGACGAGGCAGGCCCGCAGGCAGGCGTACTCGACCATGCGTTCATCGCTGCGCATACCAACGGTTTCGAAGGGCTGGCGGTGGATCTTCGCGCGAAGCGCTGGATCGATATCGAAGCCGTATCGGGCCTCCCGCAGGCGCGCTTGCGCGACGTCGCGCGGGCGTACGCCGCATCCAGCGCGACGATCGTGACCTACGGCATGGGGTTGACCCAGCACAGCACCGGGACGCACAACGTCCAGCAGGTCGCGAACCTGCTGCTCCTGCGCGGGAACTTCGGCAAGCCCGGCGCCGGGATCTGCCCGCTACGGGGTCATTCGAACGTGCAGGGCGATCGCACTGTCGGGATCACGGAGAAGCCAGGCGCGCAGATGCTTGCGCGGATCGAGCAGCGATTCGGTTTCGTTCCGCCGGCCTCGCATGGACATGATGCGGTCGCGGCGATGAAAGCCATTGTTGACGGGCGATCGAAAGCGCTGGTGTGCATGGGCGGCAATCTCGCGGTCGCATTGCCCGATCCCGAAGTCTGCCTGCCGGCGATGCGTCGCCTCGAGCTCGCCGTTCATGTCGCCACGAAGCTCAATCGCACGCACCTGCTCGTGGGTCGCCACGCGTTCCTGCTGCCGTGCCTGGGGCGTACGGAACTGGACGAGCAGTCGAGCGGGCCGCAGGCCGTCACCGTGGAGGATTCGATGTCGATGGTGCACGCCTCGCGCGGCCGCCTGCCGCCTGCGTCCGGCCTGCTGAAGTCCGAGCCTGCAATTGTGGCCGGCATCGCGTCGGCGACGCTGCCGGAGAGCAAGGTGTCCTGGACCGAGCTGGTGGCCGATTACGACCGTATCCGCGACGCAATCGAAGCGGTGATCCCGAGTTTCGAGGCCTACAACGCGCGGATCCGCGAGCCTGGCGGATTCAGGCTTCCGTTGCCGCCGACGGAGCGGGTCTGGAAGACGCCTTCCGGGCGCGCGGAGTTCCTGGTTTTCGATGGCCTGGTGGAAGACGCTGCCGCTGGCGATCCCTCCGTGCTCACGCTGACGACCGTCCGCAGCCACGACCAGTACAACACCACGATCTACGGCTTCGACGACCGTTATCGCGGCGTCTTCGGGCGACGCGACGTGGTGTTCATGAACGAGGACGACATGGCATCGCGTGGCATCGCGCATGGCGATGCCATCGTCGTGGAGACGGCGTTCGGCGGGGCAGGCGAGCGCGTACTGCGTGACGTGATCGCGGTGGCGTACCCGATTGCGCGCGGGTCGGTGGCCACCTATTACCCAGAAGGCAATTGCCTCGTCCCGCTGGACCATGTCGACCGGGCGAGTGGCACACCGTCGTACAAGTCGGTTCCTGTGCGCATCCGCCGCGATTCGAACGTCGGCTGACGACTTCGGCATCCTTCGCGTTCACTCCATCGTTGCGCACCATGCGATGCGTGTGATCGCGCGTGTCGCAATGATCGTTTGCGCATCGCATACGAAGGTATCGGACGACACCTTCGTGTAATCGACCTTGCGCTGCGTCCTTGGTGTGATCTTCCACGCGCATTGTGCATGGAAGACCTTGGCGCCGGCTCCGGCCGGCGCACCTCTCCCCACCGAGGAATCGCCATGATCGCCAGACCCTCCACGCACGCGTTGCGACGCGGCGCGATGTCCGCACCGCGGATGCAGAGCTCCGCGACCACCGTTCGGGCCTTGTCGACCCGCCTTTGCCTGCTCGCGCTTCCGATGGCGGCGTTGCTCGCCTGCCGCGTTGCAGTCGCCTCTCCCTACGAAGAGTCCGCCATGAACACCACGACCGCAGCAACCGCGAGCGCATCGGCCGCCACGAGCGCCGCCGCCCAGGATCAGTCGATCCGCCCGTTCAAGTTCCATGCGACGCAGGAACAGCTCGACGACCTTCGCCGGCGCGTCAAGGCAACGAAGTGGCCGGACAAGGAAACCGTCGGCGACCAGTCGCAGGGTGTGCAGCTGGCAACCCTGCGCAAGCTCGCCGAGTACTGGGGCAGCGAGTACGACTGGCGTCCGTTCGAAGCTAGGCTGCAGGCGCTGCCCCAGTTCGTCACCAACATCGACGGCGTCGACATCCACTTC
It contains:
- a CDS encoding HlyD family secretion protein — encoded protein: MSPDVRFRVWMLVSLVLASAIFAYYVAADIHMPVSPDARLTYRVTRVAPEVSGRVVDVRVANNQRVERGQLLFRIDPDRYVANVDEARLEVEQASQDNAQLDAGIVAARADVARARSELEDAERQLHRFRDLERDRYVSRASVDAALARRDVASAQVRVAHATLNAAQVQRGDQGDRSLRLRRARNTLTRAELDLDRAQVVAHEPGIVSNMRLEAGAYAQAGEPKLALVSTAPNLFADFREKSLLRVRPGTPAEVAFDALPGRLFLAEVTSLDAGVAHGQIDPDGGLAAPEENDRWVRDAERVRVNLRLIDAPPATLITGARATVQLHPRDHGLSRWLGHVQIRLISALHYVY
- a CDS encoding FdhF/YdeP family oxidoreductase, coding for MAESEPRGIRRYSYPAGGWGALRATARTIREQMDAPDAAATLLRTNKPDGFDCPGCAWPDSRHGSSFQFCENGAKAVTWEATKKRVPASFFTGHTVASLLEWNDHALEDLGRLTEPMAYNADKDIYEAIGWDAAFARIGALLRTFDPDAVEFYTSGRTSNEAAFLYQIFAREFGTNNFPDCSNMCHEATSVGLPTSIGIGKGTVSLEDFDHCELIIAMGHNPGTNHPRMMGTLHEVARRGAPIIAINPLRELALERFADPQDPLEMATLGATDIASNYLQPRVGGDAAALQGIMKALIEMDDEAGPQAGVLDHAFIAAHTNGFEGLAVDLRAKRWIDIEAVSGLPQARLRDVARAYAASSATIVTYGMGLTQHSTGTHNVQQVANLLLLRGNFGKPGAGICPLRGHSNVQGDRTVGITEKPGAQMLARIEQRFGFVPPASHGHDAVAAMKAIVDGRSKALVCMGGNLAVALPDPEVCLPAMRRLELAVHVATKLNRTHLLVGRHAFLLPCLGRTELDEQSSGPQAVTVEDSMSMVHASRGRLPPASGLLKSEPAIVAGIASATLPESKVSWTELVADYDRIRDAIEAVIPSFEAYNARIREPGGFRLPLPPTERVWKTPSGRAEFLVFDGLVEDAAAGDPSVLTLTTVRSHDQYNTTIYGFDDRYRGVFGRRDVVFMNEDDMASRGIAHGDAIVVETAFGGAGERVLRDVIAVAYPIARGSVATYYPEGNCLVPLDHVDRASGTPSYKSVPVRIRRDSNVG